The Rhizobium rhizogenes sequence AGGCTGCCGCACCATCGCCCGGCCCAGCGCGACACGCTGCCGCTGCCCGCCCGACAGGGTGCGCGGAAACCGGTCCAGCATCTCGGTCAGGCCCAATATTCTGGCGTTGCGCTGTACCATTTCCTTCACCTGCGGCGAATTCTCGATCCGCCGCCTGACAAGGCCTCCGATGACCGGAAGGTGATGCCACCAGCGGAACTGTTTCATCACCAGCGGAAACGTCATGTTCCGCCGTACGGTCAGATGCGGATAGAGCGCATAGGACTGGAAAACGAAGGCCATGTCGCGGTCGCTTGGCGGCAGATTGTCGACGCGGCGGCTGCCGATCAGTATTTCTCCGCCGGAAATGCTTTCAAGACCGGCCAGCATGCGCAGAAGCGTCGATTTTCCGCAGCCCGAAGGGCCGAGCAGCACCAGAAACTCGCCGTCCGAAACGGCAATGTCGATATTGCGGATAACGTCCTTCGCGCCGAAACTCTTGCTGACGCTTTTCAGGGTAATGGATGCCATTTCAAAAATCCTTTATCAGCCCTTGACGCTGCCGGCCGTCATACCGGCCACGACATAACGCTGGACAAGAAGGTAAAACAGGACAGCGGGAAGCGTGTAGATGAAGCCGACGGCCATGACGGAATGAACCGGCGTCGACAACTCGCCGACGAAACCGGCAAGCCCCACCGAGGCGGTGCGCAGACTTTCGCTGCTGATAAGCGTCTGGGCGAAAACATACTCGTTCCAGCCGTTGAAGAATGCGATGACCGAGGCGGCGGCGAGCGTCGGCCCGATCAGCGGCACCACGATCAGAAGTACCACGTCGAGCTTGGAGCATCCTTCCATGCGGGCGGCCTCCTCCACCTCGATCGGCACCGCGTCGATGGCCCCTTTGAGAATCCAGGCGATGACCGGCACCGTAAAGGCGGTGTTGGCGAGGATCAGGCCGGTCAAAGTATTGAGCAGCCCGAGATCGCCGAAAATGGCGTAAAGCGGCACGACCAGCATGGCTTCGGGCAGCATCTGGGTCGCAAACAGCACGAAGCCGAGAAGCGCAAGGCCGACGAACCGGAAACGGGACAGCGCATAAGCGGGCAGGATTGCCAGCACAATGCTCAGCACCGTCGTGCCGGAAGCAACGATCACGCTGTTTTTCAGCCATGTCGCAACCGGTATGGTCTTGAACACGTCCTGATAAACATTCAGTTCCGAAAACGACGGCAGGAACTGCGGGGTTGCGGCAAAAAGCTCTGAAGACGTGGTGAGTGATGTCACGAGCATCCAATAGATCGGGAAGACCGCAACGCCGAGAAGGGCGAGAACGCTGATCATGCGCAGGCTATGCTGCCAGGGAGAGGTTTTCATGCGCGTCTCCCCTGCGCACGTTCGGCACGCTGCGATATCTTGAAGTAGATCATTGTCACGACGAGCGCGATGGCGAGGCCCACCATGCCGATGGAGGCGGCACTGCCAAGCTCGCGATAGACGAAGCCCTGGCGGTAAAGCTCGATCACCAGCGTATTGGTCGCACCGATCGGCCCTCCCTGCGTCATCAGCCAGATCAGATCGAAACGGCGCAGCGACCATATGGTGACGAAGAGGGCGAGCAGCAGCACGGTCGGCTGGATGGTTGGCCAAACAGCCGTCTTGAAGACGTTGAACCGGTCGGCTCCGTCGATGATCGCGGCTTCGCGCACTTCCGATGGAACGCCCTGCAGGGCTGCCAAGATGACGACCGAAGAAAACGGAAATATCTGCCAGATGGTCGTGATCATGATGGCAGGCAGGGCAAGCGAGGGATTGTCCAGCCAGTTTTCGTTGGAAAACGGCAGGCCCAGCACTCTCAGCGCATAATTGAACACGCCATATTGCGAGTTGAGCATCCAGGTGAAGATCAGCGCAACGGCAACCGGCGGCGCCGCCCAGGGCACCGTTACCAGAGCGCGGGCAATACCGCGTCCGGTAAAGGGGTTGTTGAGAAGCAGCGCCGTACCGAGACCGAAACCGATCGCCAGCACGACGCAGAGGATCGTATAGATCAGCGTGACCCAGAGAACCTGCGCGAAATCGCTGGTTTCGAAGATGTAGAGATAGTTTTCGAAACCGACAAAGAGCTGGTCGTCGGGAGACAGCAGCGAAGTCGATGTGAAACTAAGCTTCAGCTCCTGCAGCAAGGGGTAGATTTGAAACAGCAGAAGATAAAGGGCGACAGGCGCGGCGAACCAATAAGGTGTCCACCGGCTGCCCTCGATCCCGCTTCGTGAGCCGGATGATCGCATCGACATTACTCGCTATCTGAAAATTACAGGCAAAGTCTGCGCCGCATCAGCGGCGCAGTACCCGTCGCTCGATCAGCCGCTGCGCGGCATCCATGGCGTCCTTGGGATTTTCCCCGCCCTGAAGAACCTTCAGCACGCTCTCAAGCACGATCTGCTGGATTTCCGGCGTCTTCGTCTCAAGCCCCATGACCAGTTGCGGGACCGCGGTTTCGACCTGTTTGTCATAAACGGTGAGCCAGGGCTGCGCCGCCAGATCCTCGGCGGAATATTGCGTCACCGTACCAACGATGGTTCCCATGGCCTTTTGCAGGCCCTGCTGATTTTCCGGTTCCAGCGCCCATTTCAGGAAAGTGACGGCCGCATCCTTGTGCTTGGTATTGGCGTTGATCGACAGCATGGTCATGATCAGGCCCTGGGCGGGCGTCGGGAAAGGAGAAGGTGCGGCGGCAAAGGGAAGGTTCGGGGAGTTCTGGTGGAAGATCGCCGCAACGCCGCCATTGTCGACATTCATGGCAATCTTGCCTTCCCAGAACATGCGCCGGTAGGTGGCGGCATCGGCGCCTTTCGGAGTGACATCGAGATCGTAGACCGCCTTATAGGCCTCGATACCCTTGATGACCTCCGGGCTGTTTACCGTCAGATTGCCGGCAGCGTCGCTCCAGCGGCCACCAAATCCGTAGACGAAATTGCAGACGTCCTGCCAGAAACCGGCCCGCTCAGCCATCGTGGCGCGGTATGCGTAGCCATATTTGCCATCACCCGTCGTTTCCTTGGCGACCTTGAGGAAATCCTCGAATGTCGTCGGCGGCGCGCCCTTGACGATATCCTTGTTGTAGAGAAGCCCGTAACCGGTGGAATCGAAGATCACGCCATAACGCTTGCCATTCACGGCCAGATATTTGTCCGGACCGATGAATTTATATTGCGATGGATCGATAAGGCCATCGAGGGAAAGGACGCGCCCCGATGGTACGGCTGCGAAATAGTCGATCTGGTCGAAGCGGACCAGATCCGGGCCACCGCCGCCGCCCATCTGCGTGAAGACCGTGTTGGCGAAGCTGGAGAACGGGATCGCAATCGGCTCGACCTCGATCTTGTCCTGACTTTCGTTGAATTTCTGAACCCACGCCTTGGCGCGGTCGCCGCGCCCCGCCTCGGAGAACATCGCCGCAGCAAATGTGATTTTCTCTTTCGCCTGCTGCGCGAAGGCCGTGCCCGACAGGGCCGAGACCAGCAACGCCGATGCCAGAACGCCGCGAACAACTCCGCGTCTTGAATGCAGATAAGCCATTTGGATCCTCCATCCTTATACGCATATCCGGCGGACGTTTCCTCCACCGCCGGACATGCCTCCTCATCCGCAAACTAGAATGTTGTGATATTTCACGAAAGTCAATGCCATTGCTGACCGATTGTGACCGGAGAAAACCACACCGCCACATTGCCCATGATCTCAGATATTTAGCCGCCGGCTCGGCGCGCTTCCGTAAGCCAAACTGTCATGCCGGCAAGGGCTCGATACTTCAAAGGTAAAGTAGCCACCGCCCAGGTGGAGACGATTCCACTCAGCCATGCAGCGCCGCGGTAAGCCAGGCCGCCGCGCGATCGGTCGCCATTGTCCTTCGCGATTTGGTTGGCAAGACAACGTTGTAGCGCGCGCCTGAAGGCATTCTGGTGTCATCAAAAGGCACCAGTGTCCCGTCATCCAGAAAGGTCTTCACAAGAAGTCCCCACCCCAGCGCCAGCCCCTGCCCTTCGCGCGCGGCAAAAATGGTTTCGGTATAGTGATTGAAGCGCAGGGTCGGCTTTATCTCGAAGCGGAGATCGAGGCTGGAAAGCCAGTGGCTCCAGGAAAGCCAGGACCTGTCTTCAACATCCGTTTCTATCAGTTCATCGGCAGCCGCCAGAGACCCTGCCCCGCGCTTTTCCAGATAACCGGGTGAACATACCAGCATAAGCACATCGTCGCGCGACGCGATGACCGTTCCGTCACTGAACGGAGGAACGCCGTACCGGATGGCTATATCGATATCGCCGTCATCAAGGTTGATGCGTGTATCCTGTGAAACGACCCGGATCTGAATTCCGGGGTTCTGCGCACGGAAATCGGCAAGGCGCGGAAGCAGCCAGAAGGACGAAAACGCGACCGTCGCGCCGATTGTGACGACGTCTTTCGCCGATCCCTTGATGGCATCGATCGTCTCCGCGATGTTGACGAAGCTTTGCGCCAATGACGCTCCCAGAGCCTCGCAGGCGGCGGTGGGCTCAATCGCCCGGTGCTTGCGGATGAACATCGGCACGCCCAGCTCATCCTCCAGCAGGGCGATCTGTCTGCTGACCGCCGCCTGGGTAACGCCAAGTTCCCCGGCAGCCGCGGTGAAGCTTCTCCGACGCAAAACCGCCTCGAGCATGATCAGCGCCGTAAGCGACGGCAGGCGTTTGCGAAACTGCATGACACCCTCTTTGCATTACATTTCATTATACCAGCCTGAGAATTAATGCCGTTGAGAAACAAGGGATGCAAGCGCAATCTCCATGCAAACAAGCATCAGGGGATATCATGCTAAACAAGCTCGCATCATCCATTTCGTCATTGCTCGATGCCCGCACCAACGGGCACTCCCTGCCAGCCGGTCTCTATACGCGCGACGATGTGTTCGAAGCCGACATCGAGGTATTTTTTCACAAGCACTGGATCTGTGTGGGTCTCGACTGCGACGTTCCGGAAGCCGGCGACGCCACGGTGGTCGACATCGGCAGGACGAGCCTCATCCTCCTGCGGGACGACGAAGGTGAAATCCGCGTGCTGCACAATGTCTGTCGCCATCGCGGTGCGCGTCTGCTGGATGCCGGCAGCACGATCATCTCGAGGCTCGTCTGCCCCTACCACACATGGACCTATGAACTGACCGGCGAGCTCAGCTATGCGCCGCATATGGGTAAGGACTTCGACAAGAATTGTCACAGCCTGCGGCAGGTGAATTTCAAATCGATCGGCGGCCTGATTTACGTCTGTCTTTCCGACAATCCGCCTGAAGATATCGACCTCCTCGAACGGACGATGGCAGAACGTCTCGCCCCCTATGACATCCGCAATGCGAAGATCGCACATCAGACCGACGTCATCGAGGATGGCAACTGGAAGCTGACGATGGAAAACAACCGCGAGTGCTATCATTGCTCGGCAAACCATCCGGAACTCTGCGTTTCCTTCGTCGATCTCGACTTCGGTTTCGACCCGGAGACATTGAGCCCCGAAGACCGGGAACAGGCCGAGGAACATTTCCGGCTTTATGACGAGCGGACAAGGGCATGGGAAACGGATGGCTTTCCCTCCTCGGCCGTCGAACAGCTTACGGATTGCGCAACCAACTTCAGAACGCAGCGTCTGATCATTTCCGGCGCCGGCGAATCCCAGACCCATGATGCGACGGCCGCTTCCGCCAGACTTCTCGGCCATATGACCCGAAAGGATCTGGGCGACACACATCTCTGGGGACACAATTCCTGGAATCACTTCATGGGTGACCATGCGGTTGTTGCAATCGTCATTCCGCTCTCGGCCGGAAAAACCCTCGTGCGCACGAAATGGCTGGTTCACAAGGACGCCGTTGAAGGTGTCGACTATGATTTCGACAAGCTGACCGATGTGTGGATCGCGACCACCGATCAGGATGCGGATCTGGTCGCCCGCTCCCATGCCGGCGCCCTCGATCCCGCCTATCGGCCCGGCCCCTATTCCCGTTTTTCCGAAACCAATCTCGACAAGTTCGCGACGTGGTACATCGACCGGATGCGCGCCAATGGATATTGATCTTGCAACAAGGAAAAGCGGTGCGGTTGCAGATCGCGGCGTGTGGGATCCGGAGCATGACGACACGCTTGTCTGCATCGACGTTCATCAGGAAACCCATGATGTGAAGAGTTTCACCTTCGCATCCCCGCATGGAAAGCGGTTCGATTTCGAAGGTGGCCAGTATTTTCTCTTCGATTTTCCGATGGGGAACGATGCCGAAGCGCGCTGCTACAGCATCTCGTCATCCCCCCACCGGTCGAATGCTTTCAGCGTCACGGTCAAGCGCGTGGCGAACGGTCGAGTATCGAACTGGCTTCACGACAATCTGGCCAGGGGCATGACGGTCAGCGCGCAAGGCCCGCTTGGGCAATTCATCCGCCCGCGTGCCGTCTCTTCCAAACTGCTTCTTCTCTCCGGCGGTTCGGGAATAACCCCGGTGATGTCGATCCTTCGCGACCTTGCGGATCGCTGTGAACCCGCAGATGTCGTCTTCATGCACGCGGCGCGGACGCCGCTCGATCTGATATTCCGCGATGAACTGAACTGTCTTGCCGCTCGAATGAAGGGGCTGCGTCTGCATTTTCTTCCCGAAACAGTGCTTGGAGAGCCGTCATGGCCGGGCCTCACCGGCCGCATCACAGCCGAATTCATGAAGCTTGCCGTACCCGATATTGCTGATCGAACCGTCATGTGCTGCGGCCCGGCGCCTTTCATGGCGGCAGCCCGTTCGATTTCATCGGCGCTCGGGGTTCCAGCGCAAACCTATATTGAGGAGAGCTTCGACGCGGCGGTGATCGATGAAACGGGGCTTCCAGCAGAGGAGGCCGCGGCGAGCCGGTTATGGCAGGTTGAATTTCAGAAACAGGGCCGGAATATTGAAGTGCGAAGCGACCAGACCGTTTTGTCGTCGGCAAAAAAGTCCGGGGTTCGCCTGCCCTCGTCCTGCTCCAACGGCGTCTGCGGCACATGCAAGTCGAAACTGGTGTCTGGCATCGTCGACATGAACCACAATG is a genomic window containing:
- a CDS encoding SRPBCC family protein; the protein is MLNKLASSISSLLDARTNGHSLPAGLYTRDDVFEADIEVFFHKHWICVGLDCDVPEAGDATVVDIGRTSLILLRDDEGEIRVLHNVCRHRGARLLDAGSTIISRLVCPYHTWTYELTGELSYAPHMGKDFDKNCHSLRQVNFKSIGGLIYVCLSDNPPEDIDLLERTMAERLAPYDIRNAKIAHQTDVIEDGNWKLTMENNRECYHCSANHPELCVSFVDLDFGFDPETLSPEDREQAEEHFRLYDERTRAWETDGFPSSAVEQLTDCATNFRTQRLIISGAGESQTHDATAASARLLGHMTRKDLGDTHLWGHNSWNHFMGDHAVVAIVIPLSAGKTLVRTKWLVHKDAVEGVDYDFDKLTDVWIATTDQDADLVARSHAGALDPAYRPGPYSRFSETNLDKFATWYIDRMRANGY
- a CDS encoding carbohydrate ABC transporter permease, which encodes MKTSPWQHSLRMISVLALLGVAVFPIYWMLVTSLTTSSELFAATPQFLPSFSELNVYQDVFKTIPVATWLKNSVIVASGTTVLSIVLAILPAYALSRFRFVGLALLGFVLFATQMLPEAMLVVPLYAIFGDLGLLNTLTGLILANTAFTVPVIAWILKGAIDAVPIEVEEAARMEGCSKLDVVLLIVVPLIGPTLAAASVIAFFNGWNEYVFAQTLISSESLRTASVGLAGFVGELSTPVHSVMAVGFIYTLPAVLFYLLVQRYVVAGMTAGSVKG
- a CDS encoding FAD-binding oxidoreductase: MDIDLATRKSGAVADRGVWDPEHDDTLVCIDVHQETHDVKSFTFASPHGKRFDFEGGQYFLFDFPMGNDAEARCYSISSSPHRSNAFSVTVKRVANGRVSNWLHDNLARGMTVSAQGPLGQFIRPRAVSSKLLLLSGGSGITPVMSILRDLADRCEPADVVFMHAARTPLDLIFRDELNCLAARMKGLRLHFLPETVLGEPSWPGLTGRITAEFMKLAVPDIADRTVMCCGPAPFMAAARSISSALGVPAQTYIEESFDAAVIDETGLPAEEAAASRLWQVEFQKQGRNIEVRSDQTVLSSAKKSGVRLPSSCSNGVCGTCKSKLVSGIVDMNHNGGIRQREIDAGMFLPCCSRPLSDLVIDR
- a CDS encoding LysR substrate-binding domain-containing protein, with the translated sequence MQFRKRLPSLTALIMLEAVLRRRSFTAAAGELGVTQAAVSRQIALLEDELGVPMFIRKHRAIEPTAACEALGASLAQSFVNIAETIDAIKGSAKDVVTIGATVAFSSFWLLPRLADFRAQNPGIQIRVVSQDTRINLDDGDIDIAIRYGVPPFSDGTVIASRDDVLMLVCSPGYLEKRGAGSLAAADELIETDVEDRSWLSWSHWLSSLDLRFEIKPTLRFNHYTETIFAAREGQGLALGWGLLVKTFLDDGTLVPFDDTRMPSGARYNVVLPTKSRRTMATDRAAAWLTAALHG
- a CDS encoding sugar ABC transporter substrate-binding protein, coding for MAYLHSRRGVVRGVLASALLVSALSGTAFAQQAKEKITFAAAMFSEAGRGDRAKAWVQKFNESQDKIEVEPIAIPFSSFANTVFTQMGGGGGPDLVRFDQIDYFAAVPSGRVLSLDGLIDPSQYKFIGPDKYLAVNGKRYGVIFDSTGYGLLYNKDIVKGAPPTTFEDFLKVAKETTGDGKYGYAYRATMAERAGFWQDVCNFVYGFGGRWSDAAGNLTVNSPEVIKGIEAYKAVYDLDVTPKGADAATYRRMFWEGKIAMNVDNGGVAAIFHQNSPNLPFAAAPSPFPTPAQGLIMTMLSINANTKHKDAAVTFLKWALEPENQQGLQKAMGTIVGTVTQYSAEDLAAQPWLTVYDKQVETAVPQLVMGLETKTPEIQQIVLESVLKVLQGGENPKDAMDAAQRLIERRVLRR
- a CDS encoding carbohydrate ABC transporter permease: MSMRSSGSRSGIEGSRWTPYWFAAPVALYLLLFQIYPLLQELKLSFTSTSLLSPDDQLFVGFENYLYIFETSDFAQVLWVTLIYTILCVVLAIGFGLGTALLLNNPFTGRGIARALVTVPWAAPPVAVALIFTWMLNSQYGVFNYALRVLGLPFSNENWLDNPSLALPAIMITTIWQIFPFSSVVILAALQGVPSEVREAAIIDGADRFNVFKTAVWPTIQPTVLLLALFVTIWSLRRFDLIWLMTQGGPIGATNTLVIELYRQGFVYRELGSAASIGMVGLAIALVVTMIYFKISQRAERAQGRRA